From the Candidatus Poribacteria bacterium genome, the window CAGTCAATATTGGGGTTTACTTATTGACTACCTCAAACCACAGTGGCCAAGAGTTTTGCTGATGACACTGCTCTTGTTTGGCAGTATCGGTTTACAACTCATCAATCCATTAATTGTGCGTCATTTCATTGATACTGCGAGATCCACCGAGGCACTACAGAAATTGATTCAAGCCGGGCTCCTGTTCATTGGTGTCGGATTGATTCATCAGGCTGTATCTGCCTTCTCAGTATACGTCAGCAGTGATGTGAGTTGGCGGACAACCAACCGCCTACGGACAGATTTGACCCTTCATATTTTAGGATTGGATACTTCCTTCCATACCACCCACACGCCCGGTGAATTGATTGAACGCGTTGATGGCGATGTAGATAGGCTTGCTAACTTTTTTTCTCAGTTTGTGATGGAGATATTAGGTGGCATTCTGTTATCAGTTGGCACATTGATTGTCCTCTTTTACGAAGACTGGCGACTGAGTGCGATCCTCGGAGTCCTTGTGACGGTCTATTTGATGGTTCATATTCGCTCACAGCTTCTCGCTGAGCCTTATTGGGACACTGAGAGACAGGCGAGTGCCGATCTGTCGAGTTTTCTTGAGGAACGTCTTTCTGGACTCCGAGACATTCGGGCTAATGGCGCAATCGCTTATGTGATGCGGCGTTTTCATGAGGTCATGAGACGATCAGTCCTATCAAAATTCAAAGCCGATGTTATCACTGATGTGGGGTGGACTATATCGAACGTTGTATTCGCTGTCGGTTTCGCGACTGTGATGGGACTTAGTGCATACCTATTCCAAGCCGATGCTATTACTATCGGGACAGTCTATCTTGTTCTCCATTATCTCCAGATGTTGCATGCACCCCTGAACAGGATTCAACGCCAGATAGAGGACTTCCAAATGGTTAAGGTTAGCATCAGGCGTGTTCGGGAACTTATGCTAAC encodes:
- a CDS encoding ABC transporter ATP-binding protein, which encodes MTLLLFGSIGLQLINPLIVRHFIDTARSTEALQKLIQAGLLFIGVGLIHQAVSAFSVYVSSDVSWRTTNRLRTDLTLHILGLDTSFHTTHTPGELIERVDGDVDRLANFFSQFVMEILGGILLSVGTLIVLFYEDWRLSAILGVLVTVYLMVHIRSQLLAEPYWDTERQASADLSSFLEERLSGLRDIRANGAIAYVMRRFHEVMRRSVLSKFKADVITDVGWTISNVVFAVGFATVMGLSAYLFQADAITIGTVYLVLHYLQMLHAPLNRIQRQIEDFQMVKVSIRRVRELMLTEPKIQDGSGAVLPMGALSVECQNISFSYQPGQPILKSLSFHLSPGKVLGLLGRTGSGKTTLSRLLFRLYDTSDGTIYLGDTDLKNLQLSDLRRHIGIVTQDVQLFQASVRDNLTLFDRTIEDDQVLVGLRALGLGAWYDALQDGLDTELPSGGGGLSAGEAQLLAFTRVFLREPGLIILDEASSRLDPATERHLERAIDTLLRNRTAIIIAHRLSTVQRADEIMILEEGRIREYGEYENLAANPNSILFGLLRTGLEEFLT